A window of Babesia microti strain RI chromosome III, complete genome contains these coding sequences:
- a CDS encoding 30S ribosomal protein S8 (overlaps_old_locusTagID:BBM_III03205): MQRACEMVVPLLRTDAQTQWCPFHVLNVQILQLLLKEGYIRGYQVYGSKINILLKHYKGAPVIRNVRVVSKPSRDIWVTPHELKSRTRFNTGLWVMQTSLGVVSHRDCIRMGIGGKMLFAVNNNFQHFC, translated from the exons ATGCAACGAGCATGTGAAATGGTTGTGCCACTTTTACGTACAGATGCCCAAACGCAATGGTGCCCATTTCACGTTCTGAATGTGCAGATTCTGCAACTTTTACTCAAAGAAGGTTATATTAGGGGTTATCAAGTGTACGGAagtaaaataaatattcttCTTAAACATTACAAAGGGGCTCCa gttatTCGGAATGTAAGAGTAGTATCTAAACCCAGCCGTGACATTTGGGTCACCCCGCACGAACTAAAAAGTAGAACGAGGTTTAACACTGGGTTGTGGGTCATGCAAACTAGCCTGGGAGTGGTATCCCACAGGGATTGTATAAGGATGGGAATTGGTGGTAAGATGTTGTTCGCCGTTAACAACAATTTTCAGCATTTCTGCTAA
- a CDS encoding hypothetical protein (overlaps_old_locusTagID:BBM_III03210), protein MNLGIKGKRWKFNFVINRGIFCKWQVYTSADMCQGISFYDAYLLQI, encoded by the coding sequence ATGAATTTAGGTATAAAAGGAAAGCGATGGAAATTTAATTTCGTGATTAATCGTGGAATATTCTGTAAGTGGCAGGTATACACAAGTGCTGATATGTGTCAGGGCATTAGTTTTTATGATGCATATTTGttgcaaatataa
- a CDS encoding Rab family, other (overlaps_old_locusTagID:BBM_III03215): MISDDSYDYLYKIVLIGDSNVGKSNLLTRYTKNEFNLESKSTIGVEFATNAHILKNGKVCKVQIWDTAGQERYRAITSAYYRGAVGALICYDITSRSSFENVKRWLKELRDYAPPHSVICLVGNKVDMVNLRQVTKDEGAKLARLENILFLECSALDSTNVNAAFAELIETIYTTQAKTTNYEGMDTSQQLPTCVGINLEKKHNSKKKKKKWC, from the coding sequence atgatatcTGATGATTCATATGATTACCTATACAAAATCGTGTTAATCGGAGACTCAAATGTAGGAAAGTCAAATCTACTTACTAGATACaccaaaaatgaatttaatttgGAAAGTAAGAGTACTATTGGAGTTGAATTTGCAACTAACGCTCACATTTTGAAGAATGGAAAAGTTTGTAAAGTGCAAATTTGGGACACGGCAGGACAGGAGCGGTATAGGGCAATAACGTCTGCTTATTATAGAGGAGCCGTTGGGGCTCTTATTTGCTACGATATTACTAGTAGATCGTCCTTTGAAAATGTCAAGAGATGGCTAAAAGAACTTCGGGATTATGCACCACCTCATAGCGTCATTTGCCTTGTAGGGAACAAAGTTGATATGGTCAACTTAAGACAAGTGACAAAGGACGAGGGGGCAAAGCTCGCTAGATTGGAAAATATCCTATTTTTGGAGTGTTCGGCTCTGGATTCCACAAACGTGAACGCTGCATTTGCTGAACTGATTGAGACAATTTATACTACCCAGGCAAAAACTACTAATTATGAAGGCATGGATACAAGTCAACAACTACCAACTTGCGTGggaattaatttagaaaagAAGCACAATAGTAAGAAGAAAAAAAAGAAATGGTGCTAG
- a CDS encoding Cyclin-L1-1 (overlaps_old_locusTagID:BBM_III03220), with the protein MVLIVPREIIEYTPSARHGLSATQEEALRFYGCHLIYQVGLKLFLKSVTIASAQAILQRFYYRRSLTDFDIRKTAAACTFLATKLEEDPKRLHEVIMTFYHIGGFQKEPPSSKDTDDFMHIRDDILRCESYILRELGFMISQALVHPHRYILQYVYALFKNLNEYSQYNVKDMAQKAWSFLNDSSKTPLCCQVQPWVIAAGSIYLAANSLGICLSQECKWCEIFDTTWEEIDFVCRTITAISDIKVPEFFNIVTEDAIVGYDNIPDKKPAPPSVCTGNIVNANVRKDNNINGKCDNQHSGVDKYHNTDDVNNQYSIRDRNEEYNDRHNTYYDNKYYRIRDYSNKDSHRDRYRERHSRDKNYYDVHRNYSCKGIGKGSRDRDKRDYDI; encoded by the exons ATGGTTCTAATAGTACCCCGggaaataattgaatatactCCATCCGCAAGACATGGCCTCTCAGCCACTCAGGAAGAGGCATTAAGGTTTTACGGCTGTCATTTGATCTAT CAGGTTGGACTAAAACTATTTCTCAAATCGGTAACCATTGCCAGCGCTCAGGCTATTCTCCAGAGATTTTATTATAGACGATCGCTTACTGATTTTGACATCAGG AAAACTGCAGCTGCTTGTACATTCCTAGCCACCAAATTAGAAGAAGACCCTAAAAGATTACATGAAGTGATTATGACCTTTTATCATATCGGAGGATTCCAAAAAGAGCCCCCTTCTTCCAAGGATACCGATGACTTTATGCATATAAGGGATGATATTTTACGATGTGAAAGTTACATTCTCAGAGAACTTGGATTTATGATATCCCAAGCACTAGTGCATCCACACCGTTACATCTTACAATATGTATACGCTCTGTTTAAGAATCTAAATGAATACTCCCAATATAACGTCAAAGATATGGCCCAAAAAGCATGGTCGTTTCTAAATGATAG TTCAAAAACCCCATTATGTTGTCAAGTACAGCCCTGGGTAATTGCTGCAGGGTCGATTTATCTGGCAGCTAATAGTCTGGGAATCTGTTTATCGCAA GAGTGTAAGTGGTGCGAGATATTTGACACAACATGGGAAGAAATCGATTTTGTTTGCCGCACAATTACAGCTATAAGTGATATTAAAGTACCTGAATTCTTCAACATTGTGACTGAGGATGCAATTGTAGGTTATGATAATATACCGGATAAGAAACCAGCCCCTCCTAGTGTTTGTACTGGCAACATTGTAAATGCTAACGTAAGAAaggataataatattaatggCAAATGTGATAATCAACACTCTGGCGTCGATAAATACCATAATACGGATGATGtgaataatcaatatagTATTCGAGATAGGAATGAGGAATATAATGATAGACACAATACATattatgataataaatattatcgCATTAGGGACTACAGCAACAAAGACAGTCACAGGGACAGATATAGAGAACGTCATAGTAGggataaaaattactatGATGTACATAGGAACTATAGCTGTAAGGGCATAGGTAAAGGCAGCAGGGATAGAGATAAGAGAgattatgatatataa
- a CDS encoding conserved Plasmodium protein, unknown function (overlaps_old_locusTagID:BBM_III03225) has protein sequence MSCNVHVEYDSYVHFAVRISDYLTHVCSTKSSIDYKAVAWYLRNYRKCTNKENLPIEELEVIYRRLIENLIHDKCIDVVNSEGDKRIIKPNDDFMIWPWRRQVQYLEQSLNFSN, from the exons ATGTCGTGTAATGTGCATGTTGAATACGATAGTTATGTGCATTTTGCCGTGAGGATCTCCGACTATCTGACACACGTGTGTAGTACCAAGTCATCAATCGATTACAAAGCAGTGGCGTG GTACCTGAGGAACTATAGGAAATGCACTAATAAG GAAAATTTGCCCATTGAGGAGCTAGAAGTTATTTATCGCAGGTTAATTGAGAATTTGATACATGATAAGTGTATA GATGTAGTGAATAGTGAGGGAGATAAGAGGATCATAAAGCCTAATGATGATTTCATGATCTGGCCCTGGAGGAGGCAGGTGCAATATCTGGAACAGTCACTTAATTTTAGCAATTAG
- a CDS encoding E3 ubiquitin-protein ligase RING1 (overlaps_old_locusTagID:BBM_III03230), with protein sequence MSCDYYCHVCNSFIHPSHIRHSQNDEVLCIICNRPGFVEKIERDETFVQSFRQQASYRQSRHDNSRGSFMDPFAEVLGVPFQQLINDLYHSSFPLHSSTTATTDNVRSGVNESDNGMQYFHVDWSVGNPNRQQFRFTDLASLLGQFMINPDDNSTMNQIIQFIMENDSNRHGSPPAAAKVVNNLKRHKLSKEESEKLDSCAICHEDYQEGDEVHYLCTNHEICNHCFHVDCIIPWLKEHNSCPVCRYELPTDDPEYDSRRADLRERIAHQVTQAAQAARTDGSDNSRSSTSNTNNQGNTFTATTAGTGTSSIGTSARNTAAASGGSRRIDSTFTFHFPARSQRSGQNAATNQSFSRQYIASRRMVPLSFDPLDIFNISRQRPNVSYHRSGPGSDYAGCRIQ encoded by the exons ATGAGTTGCGATTATTATTGCCACGTATGTAACTCGTTTATACACCCTTCACATATTCGTCATAGCCAGAATGATGAGGTGCTCTGCATAATTTGTAACCGCCCCGGTTTCGTGGAAAAG ATCGAAAGGGATGAAACTTTTGTTCAATCATTCAGACAACAAGCTAGTTATAGGCAATCCCGGCATGACAACTCTAGGGGTTCTTTTATGGATCCCTTTGCTGAGGTGTTAGGCGTACCCTTTCAGCAACTAATCAACGATTTATACCACTCTTCATTTCCCTTACACTCATCAACTACAGCTACCACCGACAATGTGAGAAGCGGTGTAAATGAAAGTGATAATGGAATGCAATATTTCCATGTGGATTGGAGCGTTGGAAACCCTAATAGGCAACAATTCCGGTTCACAGACTTAGCGTCTCTTCTAGGCCAATTCATGATAAACCCAGATGACAATTCGACTATGAACcaaatcatccaatttattatggAAAATGATTCCAACAGACATGGATCCCCCCCGGCAGCGGCTAAGgttgttaataatttgaaaaggCATAAGTTGTCGAAGGAGGAATCGGAAAAGTTAGATTCATGCGCCATATGCCATGAAGATTACCAGGAAG GCGATGAAGTACACTATTTGTGCACTAATCACGAAATTTGTAACCACTGCTTCCACGTTGATTGCATTATTCCATGGCTCAAAGAACACAATTCATGCCCGGTGTGCCGATATGAATTGCCTACAGATGATCCTGAATATGACTCTAGGAGGGCTGATTTGAGGGAAAGAATTGCGCACCAAGTCACTCAGGCGGCCCAAGCCGCCAGAACTGATGGTTCGGATAACTCAAGATCATCAACATCTAATACAAACAACCAAGGCAACACGTTTACTGCCACAACTGCGGGTACTGGTACCTCTAGTATTGGCACTAGCGCCAGAAATACGGCAGCCGCTTCCGGTGGCAGTAGAAGAATAGATAGTACCTTTACCTTCCACTTCCCCGCTAGATCACAGAGGTCAGGCCAAAATGCAGCAACCAATCAGTCCTTTTCCCGCCAATATATTGCATCTAGACGAATGGTGCCTCTCTCTTTTGATCCATTGgacatatttaacatttctAGGCAGAGACCAAATGTTAGTTATCATAGATCTGGCCCAGGTTCGGATTATGCAGGGTGTAGGATACAATAA
- a CDS encoding UTP25, DEF, U3 small nucleolar RNA-associated protein 25 (overlaps_old_locusTagID:BBM_III03235): MGFKKCKKKRSRKTLDAAEIQEIARELKHSKQIAKTNAVSNVLNNEVEISEYDKLLKYYNVQPVDDDFEDEIEVKINQLDYINHHRFHQLNEKLKFIPIEPTSSQDTHFCSFNKQFKQFKLECGVLSINEPIKIEPPGFEAYKTAKDYPFIQKLLKNLTNPSLYLPKPLIRQLNKNYLSVNNDKFDSLPLKYNYYEQLQQFEEQFNSQEFVTLYYSLSHYVDILFTDLNYSNTDIVRLCYCLHILSHIVQHRNNVTFNTGKINESSEFIEFDRDQGFTRPTVLVLLPTKSAASHIIKIFSKLLPISKNCTDKFEGKFNLNQESIEEQRQHFMKTNKPLDFMQNFNGDIDDCFRMGVRFENGLLHLFSPFYKSDIIIASPLGLRGVVASSDHKTRDYDFLSSIQILVIDSANVIQFQNWSVLLQVLETINKPIKKMIDTDIRRLRTSAIDGFSSYYRQNIVIASYPGILINDLFTRSNNCRGLIRLCKPSIESTLKLANLLKISQVFIKLESDTISNSYNTILSAFKHTIDSLVSLSKLLIVVQDYSHYLQIREALDYAQAQYKVCHEYSSNKKLSSARRDFYHGDCKMLITTFRFVFFKRYILRGGNYAIILGPPEYPPVYNHILLSLANADSRVLCYYTNYSGIALKNLLGQMLAVKLMSSDKGVSNIIT; this comes from the exons ATGGGTTTCAAGAAATGCAAGAAGAAGCGGTCGAGGAAAACACTGGATGCTGCGGAAATCCAGGAAATTGCCCGGGAATTAAAACATTCTAAACAAATTGCAAAAACAAATGCAGTAtcaaatgtattaaataatgaagtGGAGATAAGTgaatatgataaattgcTGAAATATTATAACGTACAGCCTGTAGATGATGACTTTGAGGATGAGATAGAGGTCAAGATTAACCAACTTGATTACATAAATCACCATAGATTTCATCAATTgaatgaaaaattgaaatttattcCCATTGAACCAACTAGCTCACAGGATACTCATTTTTGTTCATTTAACAAGCAATTTAAGCAGTTTAAATTGGAGTGTGGTGTCCTTTCTATTAACGAACCAATAAAGATTGAACCACCTGGATTTGAAGCTTATAAAACAGCAAAAGATTATccatttatacaaaaattgctaaaaaATCTCACAAATCCATCACTTTATTTGCCTAAACCATTGATTAGACAGttgaataaaaattatttaagtgtcaacaatgataaatttgattcTCTACCgctaaaatataattactaCGAGCAATTGCAACAGTTTGAGgaacaatttaattcaCAGGAATTCGTCACATTATATTACTCACTTTCACATTATGTAGATATCCTTTTTACAGATCTAAATTACTCAAACACGGATATTGTAAGACTCTGTTATTGCCTACATATCCTATCGCATATTGTACAACATAGAAATAATGTCACATTTAATACGGGGAAAATCAATGAATCCAGTGAATTTATTGAGTTTGATCGTGATCAGGGGTTTACCAGACCCACCGTATTAGTGCTGTTGCCCACAAAATCTGCAGCATCTcacattattaaaattttttccaaGTTATTACCCatttcaaaaaat tgtacagataaatttgaaggCAAATTCAACTTAAATCAAGAATCTATTGAGGAGCAGCGGCAACACTTTATGAAAACAAACAAACCGCTAGAttttatgcaaaatttcaaCGGAGACATAGATGATTGTTTTAGGATGGGAGTAAGGTTTGAAAATGGCTTACTTCACCTGTTTTCCCCATTTTACAAGAGCGATATCATTATCGCATCTCCATTGGGATTAAGAGGAGTTGTGGCATCATcg GATCATAAGACTAGAGATTATGACTTCCTATCATCTATTCAAATACTGGTTATTGATTCAGCCAACGTTATCCAGTTTCAAAACTGGAGTGTTTTACTACAAGTATTAGAG ACCATCAATAAGCCtattaaaaaaatgataGACACGGATATTAGACGGCTTAGGACCAGTGCAATTGATGGATTTAGCAGTTACTATAGGCAAAATATAGTTATAGCCTCCTACCCTGGTATACTGATCAATGACCTATTCACAAGATCTAACAATTGCAGGGGCTTGATAAGATTGTGTAAACCAAGTATTGAATCCACACTGAAACTTGCAAATTTACTCAAAATTAGTCAAGTATTCATAAAACTAGAAAGTGACACCATTTCAAACTCATACAACACCATTTTAAGTGCATTCAAGCACACCATCGATTCGCTAGTATCGCtgtcaaaattattgattgtTGTACAAGATTACAGTCATTACCTGCAAATTAGAGAGGCACTAGACTACGCCCAAGCGCAATATAAAGTTTGCCACGAATATTCCAGTAACAAAAAACTTTCTAGTGCTAGGAGGGACTTCTACCATG GCGACTGTAAGATGCTGATCACAACATTTCGTTTTGTATTTTTCAAGCGCTACATACTAAGAGGCGGAAATTATGCAATCATTTTAGGGCCGCCGGAATATCCACCCGTGTACAATCATATATTGCTCTCTCTAGCCAATGCTGATAGTCGAGTGCTATGCTACTATACCAATTACTCTGGAATTGCATTGAAAAATCTTTTAGGGCAAATGTTAGCGGTGAAGCTAATGAGTAGTGATAAAGGCGTCTCTAATATCATAACTTAG